The following proteins come from a genomic window of Anopheles ziemanni chromosome 3, idAnoZiCoDA_A2_x.2, whole genome shotgun sequence:
- the LOC131288457 gene encoding uncharacterized protein LOC131288457, producing MDCAFETTYSQDYKNRLDNRRLALLHKMDANLPESCFSPPIPCTVAVGTGVDGKKNIDIESEVKRKDFPQWCTNRFRKNLAKTHPELYAEIDAERPWQERAGGSPLISSYQLAFDRLPEQPSCPASGVSESPRWPDWKYFQRECNGVPPCSGKPIADGGPCSCQLCPQEQASSSNQKRPPTYGCVYSISNIPKSYISSGHWPEMDWEKSAPNKTEYRDRVGRLGGVIQRENIHNHSRCTPTRNCRHKFFL from the coding sequence ATGGATTGTGCATTTGAAACCACGTACAGCCAGGACTACAAAAACCGTTTGGATAACAGGCGCTTGGCCTTGCTGCACAAGATGGATGCTAATCTTCCGGAAAGCTGTTTTTCACCTCCTATACCATGTACGGTTGCAGTTGGAACGGGGGtagatggaaagaaaaacatcgacaTAGAGTCGGAAGTCAAACGAAAAGATTTTCCACAATGGTGCACGAATCGTTTCCGCAAAAATCTCGCCAAAACTCACCCAGAACTGTACGCGGAAATTGACGCGGAGCGTCCGTGGCAGGAACGTGCCGGCGGTTCACCGCTGATATCGAGCTATCAGCTGGCCTTCGATCGTTTACCAGAACAGCCATCCTGTCCAGCGAGCGGCGTGTCAGAATCTCCCCGCTGGCCAGATTGGAAATATTTTCAGCGAGAATGCAACGGTGTACCGCCATGCAGCGGGAAACCTATCGCAGATGGTGGTCCATGTTCTTGTCAACTTTGTCCCCAGGAACAGGCTTCAAGTTCGAACCAGAAACGACCGCCAACGTATGGGTGCGTGTATTCCATATCAAACATTCCCAAAAGCTACATTTCCTCCGGACACTGGCCGGAGATGGACTGGGAAAAAAGTGCCCCCAACAAGACGGAATATCGCGATCGGGTGGGCCGGCTTGGCGGGGTTATACAACGAGAGAATATTCATAATCATAGCCGCTGCACGCCGACGAGGAACTGTCGACACAAATTCTTTTTGTGA